The following coding sequences are from one Acipenser ruthenus chromosome 7, fAciRut3.2 maternal haplotype, whole genome shotgun sequence window:
- the LOC131737417 gene encoding gamma-crystallin M2-like, giving the protein MGYQYTLNRGEYPDYQRWMGYNDCIRSCRMFPHYRGNYRMRIYERPDFGGQMMEFMDDCPNVYDRFRYRDINSCNVMEGYWTFYEQPNYRGRQYFMRPGEYRRFSDWGGMNSTIGSFRRMRESYM; this is encoded by the exons ATGGGCTACCAGTACACCCTGAACAGGGGGGAATATCCTGACTACCAGCGCTGGATGGGGTACAACGACTGCATTAGGTCTTGCCGTATGTTTCCACAC taTAGAGGAAACTACAGAATGAGAATCTACGAGAGACCCGACTTTGGAGGCCAGATGATGGAATTCATGGACGACTGCCCTAATGTCTACGACCGCTTCCGATACCGTGACATCAACTCCTGCAACGTGATGGAAGGCTACTGGACCTTCTATGAACAGCCTAACTACAGGGGCAGACAGTACTTCATGAGGCCTGGAGAATACAGGAGATTCAGCGACTGGGGCGGCATGAACTCCACGATTGGCTCTTTCAGACGCATGAGAGAAAGTTATATGTAA